The Neobacillus sp. PS3-34 genome has a window encoding:
- a CDS encoding DUF3231 family protein: MEHSTKLTSSEIGTLWISFIESTMQICIYKYFVQSIEDEELRALVNEDLTFTEEFVQTISSIFQKEGIALPIGFTDQDVNEHVPKLLADGLILYYLQTLSKGGMNKDATVLALTSRKDLKNLFKKHLDHNYSVYERAEDILLERGLYIRPPYVPLPNETEFVSGNNYLGGIPILGEKRPLNTIEISHLFMNINVNIIGMMLCTAFSQVANDQEVTKHLLIGKQVSKDIIDTCSRILIDSDVQAPTTWDVEVTDSTVSPFSDKLMLSFINMLSAYGFGIYAVSSAASLRTDLQVKYANISKDVAAYTKDGIELMIKKGWFEQPPTLPDRNKLANS, encoded by the coding sequence ATGGAACATTCAACTAAATTGACTTCATCGGAAATTGGGACGTTGTGGATTTCATTTATAGAAAGCACGATGCAAATTTGTATCTATAAATATTTTGTTCAAAGTATAGAGGATGAAGAATTACGGGCATTGGTAAACGAAGATTTAACTTTTACAGAGGAATTTGTTCAGACGATTTCATCCATTTTTCAAAAGGAAGGAATCGCGCTGCCAATCGGTTTTACTGATCAAGATGTAAATGAACATGTACCAAAGTTACTAGCTGATGGATTAATCCTTTACTATTTGCAGACCTTATCTAAGGGAGGAATGAATAAGGACGCAACGGTGTTGGCATTAACCTCACGCAAGGACCTAAAAAACTTATTCAAAAAACATTTAGACCATAATTATAGTGTTTATGAAAGAGCGGAAGATATTCTGTTAGAAAGAGGACTATATATTCGTCCTCCATATGTACCATTACCTAATGAGACTGAGTTTGTCAGTGGCAATAACTATTTGGGCGGTATCCCAATTCTTGGAGAAAAAAGGCCTTTGAACACCATTGAAATATCTCATCTATTTATGAACATCAATGTAAATATTATTGGTATGATGCTTTGTACTGCCTTCAGCCAGGTAGCAAATGACCAAGAAGTGACGAAGCATTTATTAATAGGAAAGCAAGTTTCAAAAGATATCATCGATACCTGTTCCAGGATTTTAATTGACTCTGACGTCCAGGCACCGACCACATGGGATGTGGAGGTTACCGATTCAACGGTTTCACCCTTTTCAGATAAGCTAATGCTAAGTTTTATCAATATGCTTAGCGCGTATGGGTTCGGTATCTATGCCGTTTCTTCCGCAGCAAGCCTGCGGACAGATTTACAAGTGAAATATGCAAACATATCAAAGGATGTCGCCGCATACACGAAAGACGGAATTGAACTAATGATCAAAAAGGGATGGTTTGAGCAGCCACCAACTTTACCTGACCGGAATAAGCTCGCAAATAGTTAG
- a CDS encoding DUF2157 domain-containing protein translates to MTKRVVKKHELQILKREIRFLEDSGVLPAEKAAEIQGIYEEGEKLSFTRTLLYVGSILVGAGILSLIASNWDEIGKLPKFLFIIGMFIASNFAAFRMERNYPKTSRSFYYLGVLVYGAGIFLVGQMFHFGGAFEEAFLWWSIGILPLAWVLRDKWILLASSLFALIYMTNDHYLMGQKRSLLGFTADCLDLLFE, encoded by the coding sequence TTGACTAAACGCGTTGTCAAAAAACATGAGCTGCAAATCCTGAAACGTGAAATTCGTTTTTTGGAGGATTCCGGTGTATTGCCTGCTGAAAAAGCGGCGGAGATTCAAGGCATATATGAAGAAGGGGAAAAGCTTTCGTTTACAAGGACTCTGTTATATGTGGGCTCCATATTGGTTGGAGCGGGAATACTCAGCTTGATCGCTAGTAACTGGGATGAAATAGGGAAATTGCCTAAATTTCTGTTTATTATTGGGATGTTCATTGCCAGCAATTTTGCAGCGTTCAGAATGGAAAGGAATTATCCAAAGACTTCAAGGAGCTTTTACTATCTTGGAGTGTTAGTCTACGGGGCAGGGATTTTCCTCGTCGGGCAGATGTTCCATTTTGGAGGAGCCTTTGAAGAAGCCTTTCTTTGGTGGTCGATTGGAATCTTGCCATTAGCCTGGGTACTGCGCGATAAATGGATTCTGTTGGCGTCTTCGCTGTTTGCGCTGATTTATATGACGAATGACCATTACTTAATGGGCCAGAAGCGTTCCTTATTGGGTTTTACTGCTGATTGCCTCGATTTATTATTTGAATGA
- a CDS encoding HAMP domain-containing sensor histidine kinase, translating into MRNPMTAIKGFLQLIITDGFDEKKKKEYALIAVSEIDRAERIIRDFLTYAKPVSNKKDKINLAEEIYKIVEIIEPLAHLNTVEIYFDSQPSCFMLGEKASIHQCLLNLFKNSIEAMENGGVLSICTYQDDSNLYVDIKDTGIGMSEVQLKRLGKPFFSTKGDKGTGLGMMTTFTLIKSMNGSIDVSSKLGAGTTFTLSFPLFEQGTGKELALMKQLI; encoded by the coding sequence ATCCGCAATCCAATGACAGCGATTAAAGGCTTTTTACAGCTTATTATTACTGACGGATTTGATGAGAAAAAGAAGAAAGAGTACGCATTAATTGCGGTATCTGAAATCGATCGGGCTGAACGAATTATTAGGGATTTCCTTACATATGCAAAGCCAGTTTCTAACAAAAAGGATAAAATAAATTTAGCTGAAGAGATATATAAGATAGTGGAAATAATAGAGCCTCTTGCACATCTTAATACTGTTGAAATCTATTTTGATTCCCAACCCTCCTGTTTCATGCTCGGAGAGAAAGCTTCAATTCATCAATGTTTATTGAATCTATTTAAGAACTCTATTGAAGCAATGGAAAACGGAGGGGTCCTATCCATCTGTACCTATCAGGATGATTCTAATTTATATGTTGATATCAAAGATACCGGGATTGGAATGAGTGAAGTGCAATTAAAACGCTTAGGGAAACCTTTTTTTAGTACGAAGGGCGACAAAGGGACCGGACTTGGCATGATGACAACATTCACTCTAATAAAATCGATGAACGGATCAATTGATGTCTCTAGTAAACTTGGCGCTGGGACTACTTTTACCCTTTCGTTTCCTTTATTCGAGCAAGGTACTGGTAAAGAGTTAGCATTAATGAAACAATTAATTTAA
- a CDS encoding STAS domain-containing protein, whose product MNNDLILLGEMILEKKYEIAQALHEDRLSGVQMTEQEKRDFKKLEAHIIDIRANFIGLFGEALIEHTDQQKTFDKILQWGKETGEYFFNLGAPLDEALKDTSYYRIYIWEAIEKEATLKKMSASTIFKVISIIDPVLDRAVYSFSLSYVEFHQKTLENAKSAFLELSVPVVPLTKGVGVLPLIGNVDTERARLLMEETLKRSAELKLSHLILDISGVMLVDTMVADQLFKVIDALALTGVKTIITGIRPEVAQTMVSLGLKLDGLMVKANLQQAFDEIQLVKRT is encoded by the coding sequence ATGAATAATGATTTGATATTGTTAGGTGAAATGATTTTAGAAAAGAAATATGAGATTGCCCAGGCTTTACATGAAGATAGACTTTCTGGAGTTCAAATGACAGAACAGGAAAAACGCGATTTTAAAAAATTAGAAGCACATATTATCGATATTCGTGCGAATTTCATTGGATTATTTGGTGAAGCATTGATTGAACATACGGATCAACAAAAAACCTTTGATAAAATATTACAATGGGGCAAGGAAACGGGAGAGTACTTCTTTAATCTGGGAGCACCATTAGACGAGGCTTTAAAGGATACAAGTTATTACCGAATTTATATTTGGGAAGCGATTGAGAAGGAAGCAACATTAAAGAAAATGTCGGCTTCTACTATATTTAAAGTTATTTCTATCATTGACCCTGTCCTGGACCGTGCGGTTTACTCTTTCAGCCTTTCTTATGTTGAGTTTCACCAAAAAACGCTTGAAAATGCGAAAAGTGCCTTTCTTGAATTGTCAGTTCCTGTCGTTCCGTTAACAAAAGGGGTAGGCGTTTTGCCTTTGATTGGGAATGTTGACACAGAAAGAGCACGATTACTAATGGAAGAGACACTTAAGCGTTCGGCTGAACTGAAATTATCTCACCTTATTTTAGATATATCCGGTGTGATGCTTGTTGATACGATGGTAGCAGACCAGCTATTTAAGGTTATCGACGCTTTAGCTTTAACGGGTGTGAAGACGATCATCACAGGAATTCGCCCAGAAGTTGCCCAGACAATGGTTAGTCTCGGTTTAAAATTAGATGGTCTAATGGTAAAAGCAAATCTTCAGCAGGCATTCGATGAAATTCAATTAGTAAAAAGAACATAA
- a CDS encoding GDYXXLXY domain-containing protein, whose protein sequence is MSKKAKQLLLACAVPVLILLGMCATPLYTLMNGNEILLPTKPIDPSDPFRGDYVTLRYEAEEVPKEMVERKIVDHLQNGSNVEKVYVLLEKKDKVYTPVKVTLEKPKSGIYLKGTLDYLSQNADQKEVAYISYSLDKYFVEDNTGTKLEEAAAKGEVLAKVKVYNGYAFLTDVIEKK, encoded by the coding sequence ATGAGTAAAAAAGCGAAGCAGCTGTTATTGGCTTGTGCGGTGCCGGTGCTCATTCTGCTGGGCATGTGCGCCACTCCTCTATATACTCTTATGAATGGAAATGAAATATTGCTTCCTACGAAACCGATTGATCCCTCTGATCCGTTTAGAGGAGACTATGTCACGCTTCGGTATGAAGCAGAAGAAGTGCCCAAGGAAATGGTAGAAAGAAAAATAGTGGATCACTTACAAAACGGATCTAATGTGGAAAAGGTGTATGTTCTTCTTGAGAAAAAGGATAAGGTCTATACCCCTGTAAAGGTCACGCTTGAAAAGCCGAAAAGCGGTATCTATTTAAAAGGAACGCTGGATTATTTATCACAAAATGCCGACCAGAAGGAAGTTGCCTACATCAGTTACAGCCTTGATAAATACTTTGTCGAGGACAACACAGGAACAAAGCTTGAAGAAGCTGCTGCTAAAGGCGAAGTGCTCGCGAAAGTGAAAGTATACAATGGCTATGCGTTTTTGACGGATGTTATTGAAAAGAAATGA
- a CDS encoding N-acetyltransferase family protein: protein MIHIRDAVIDDLPAMLAIYNYAIRNLNATFDLEEQTLEQRQAWFSKYGTTYPLIVAESEGEVAGYCSLSPFREKEAYAKTTELSVYISEKHQGKGLGKALIQEIINRAHQLDFHTIIAGITTGNEGSVKLHEKFNFEFIGRFKEVGYKFEQWQDVDFYQLLLKR from the coding sequence ATGATACATATCCGCGATGCAGTAATCGACGATCTGCCAGCCATGCTGGCCATTTACAATTATGCCATTCGTAATCTGAATGCCACTTTTGATTTAGAAGAACAGACTCTGGAGCAACGCCAGGCTTGGTTTAGCAAATATGGCACCACCTACCCACTGATTGTTGCTGAATCAGAAGGGGAAGTAGCCGGATACTGTAGTTTATCTCCATTTAGGGAGAAAGAAGCGTACGCAAAAACAACCGAGTTGTCGGTTTACATCTCCGAAAAGCATCAGGGAAAAGGATTGGGCAAAGCGCTGATACAGGAAATCATTAATCGGGCGCACCAGCTTGATTTCCACACCATCATCGCAGGTATTACGACCGGTAACGAGGGCAGTGTGAAACTGCACGAAAAGTTCAACTTCGAATTTATCGGCCGGTTTAAAGAGGTAGGCTATAAATTTGAACAATGGCAGGATGTGGACTTTTATCAGCTGCTGTTAAAGCGTTAA
- a CDS encoding CBO0543 family protein, producing MIFLTAAESIGFVLYDVHTIGTVSLHQVLEAERAMHELINTYWYQTSFLTPKWWFLVILSIVPAIIWWFVVDKKRITEVTAFGLFYGVAATILDSIGSNMMLWTYRIRLTPFMDPQFYPYDVGIVIIPFMLVFQRWGKNFKKFALYSLLLSFMLAFVAEPVMEWLKIYKQIIWRNIYSFPIYWLLSLICWGIIRHFKSLEQR from the coding sequence GTGATTTTTCTGACGGCGGCGGAGAGTATCGGGTTTGTTTTATACGATGTACATACAATTGGAACTGTTTCGCTTCACCAGGTTTTAGAAGCGGAAAGGGCCATGCATGAACTCATTAATACTTACTGGTACCAAACCAGTTTTTTAACACCAAAATGGTGGTTTTTAGTCATCCTTTCTATTGTTCCTGCAATTATCTGGTGGTTTGTTGTAGATAAAAAAAGAATTACTGAAGTTACTGCATTTGGTTTATTTTATGGAGTTGCAGCAACCATTTTGGACTCCATTGGAAGCAACATGATGTTATGGACTTACCGTATAAGACTAACCCCATTTATGGACCCGCAATTTTATCCTTACGATGTAGGGATTGTGATTATTCCATTTATGCTGGTCTTTCAACGTTGGGGAAAAAACTTTAAAAAGTTTGCACTCTATTCATTATTATTATCTTTTATGCTGGCATTTGTCGCAGAACCTGTGATGGAATGGCTGAAAATATACAAGCAGATAATATGGAGAAACATATACTCATTCCCTATCTATTGGCTGCTGAGCTTAATTTGCTGGGGGATCATAAGGCATTTTAAATCATTAGAGCAAAGGTGA
- a CDS encoding LytS/YhcK type 5TM receptor domain-containing protein, whose translation MTRQLFFNLSIILVFLFFLQLRLDRKVNAKASKFLLFSYFSAAVFLCMLLSVETNSDIRFDLRQVPIIVGTLYLGWWRFFFLRCYDHLSCLLRN comes from the coding sequence GTGACAAGACAGCTGTTTTTTAATCTATCTATCATATTAGTTTTTCTCTTTTTTTTGCAATTAAGGCTTGACCGCAAAGTAAATGCAAAAGCATCCAAATTCTTATTGTTTTCATATTTTTCGGCTGCGGTTTTTTTATGTATGCTGCTTTCTGTAGAAACAAATAGCGATATAAGGTTCGATTTGCGACAAGTACCGATTATAGTAGGTACCTTATACCTTGGCTGGTGGCGGTTTTTCTTTTTACGCTGTTACGATCATCTTTCGTGCCTTCTTAGGAATTAA
- the pssA gene encoding CDP-diacylglycerol--serine O-phosphatidyltransferase codes for MKKHIPNLLTFGNLFCGFLSISYIINGDPKNATILIFIAIMLDALDGRVARILGVSNEIGKELDSLADIVSFGVAPAFLTIHTYLTGYGMTGIVLASLFPLFGSYRLARFNITAQEESLKHFKGIPITLAGAIVAFLILFSKDIPAWVFLIIYYALAILMVSTVKIPSMKKIKLPKNSIITTIFLIYMFYLLSKSHFRHVPEFFYVALATYILFIVFRFIKEKEPRLPRIKRKKIKVKRFKRAKHNK; via the coding sequence GTGAAAAAGCATATACCGAATCTTTTAACGTTTGGAAACCTATTTTGCGGCTTTTTATCCATCAGCTATATTATCAATGGAGATCCAAAAAATGCGACTATCCTCATTTTCATCGCCATTATGCTTGATGCATTGGACGGCAGGGTAGCTAGAATTTTAGGTGTATCAAATGAAATTGGCAAAGAACTTGATTCACTGGCAGACATCGTTTCATTTGGTGTGGCTCCGGCATTTTTGACGATTCACACTTATCTTACCGGCTACGGTATGACAGGGATTGTACTGGCCAGTTTATTTCCGCTGTTTGGCTCCTACCGGCTGGCTCGCTTCAATATTACCGCCCAGGAGGAATCACTAAAACACTTCAAAGGGATTCCCATCACACTTGCGGGGGCAATTGTAGCGTTTTTGATCCTGTTCTCTAAAGATATTCCGGCATGGGTTTTCCTTATTATTTATTATGCATTAGCGATTTTAATGGTCAGCACGGTTAAAATCCCGAGCATGAAGAAAATTAAATTGCCAAAGAACAGTATTATCACCACAATATTCCTGATTTATATGTTCTACTTATTATCAAAATCGCATTTCAGGCATGTTCCGGAATTTTTCTACGTAGCTTTGGCGACATATATTCTATTTATCGTCTTTAGGTTCATCAAAGAAAAAGAACCAAGGCTCCCACGAATCAAACGCAAGAAAATAAAAGTAAAACGCTTCAAGCGCGCGAAGCATAATAAATAG
- a CDS encoding histidine kinase dimerization/phospho-acceptor domain-containing protein: MTKHLLFNLSLLILILFISRLFIERYPKKNINRIVMFFGFTISLLVCLWFSAPINGDFRIDLRQIPVIIGGLYLGFGPWLAVLTIIIRGLFYGFHTGFIAATTIYSLYAILLWVLHPLFMRLPVARRVRSTILFTAFMSLITMGVMGLFKGGLIHSYEIWIAFLVIPSLGAGMVSYVLEALSQNDFLQNEMIKSQKMDAASNLAASIAHEIRNPLTSASGFLQLVNEDSAVEGNIKDYVTFALQELQSAEKIISDYLTFTKPSLISIEEMDVNEEIRTVLNVLKPLANMNSVEILCEWGPISVFSGDRQKFRQCLLNILQNGLEAMPNGGILSVTTAHISKEIEITIQDTGIGMTKEQIHRLGEPFYSIKDGKGTCLALW, translated from the coding sequence ATGACAAAGCATTTATTATTTAACCTCTCTCTTCTTATATTGATACTTTTTATATCACGTTTATTTATAGAACGTTACCCAAAGAAAAATATTAACCGAATCGTTATGTTTTTCGGTTTTACGATTTCTCTCCTAGTATGCCTTTGGTTTTCCGCACCTATCAATGGGGATTTCCGTATTGATTTACGGCAAATCCCTGTCATTATAGGAGGCTTATATCTTGGATTTGGTCCATGGTTAGCGGTTTTAACTATTATTATCAGAGGGCTTTTTTACGGTTTTCATACCGGTTTTATCGCTGCCACAACCATATACAGCCTTTATGCCATTTTACTTTGGGTGCTTCATCCTTTATTTATGAGATTGCCTGTCGCCAGGCGTGTACGTTCTACCATCCTGTTCACAGCCTTCATGTCGCTCATTACAATGGGTGTAATGGGACTGTTTAAGGGTGGATTAATTCATAGCTATGAGATTTGGATTGCATTTTTAGTGATTCCCTCTCTTGGGGCTGGAATGGTTTCCTACGTACTTGAAGCCCTTTCGCAAAATGATTTCCTCCAAAATGAGATGATCAAATCGCAGAAAATGGATGCTGCAAGCAACCTGGCTGCATCCATCGCCCACGAAATAAGAAACCCGTTAACTTCAGCCAGCGGCTTTCTTCAGCTTGTAAATGAGGATTCAGCTGTAGAGGGAAATATAAAAGATTATGTAACATTTGCGTTGCAGGAATTACAAAGTGCCGAAAAAATAATAAGCGATTACCTTACTTTTACCAAACCTTCTCTCATATCTATTGAGGAAATGGATGTAAATGAGGAAATCCGGACTGTTTTAAATGTCCTCAAGCCCCTTGCAAACATGAATTCGGTTGAGATTTTATGCGAATGGGGACCTATCAGTGTATTTTCTGGAGATCGGCAGAAGTTTAGGCAATGCCTTTTAAACATTTTGCAAAATGGCCTGGAGGCAATGCCTAATGGCGGAATCCTTTCTGTCACTACTGCCCATATCAGCAAAGAGATTGAAATAACTATTCAGGATACTGGTATCGGTATGACTAAAGAACAGATTCACAGGCTGGGAGAGCCATTTTACTCCATAAAAGATGGTAAGGGAACCTGCCTTGCCTTATGGTAG